One genomic region from Gaiellales bacterium encodes:
- a CDS encoding Lrp/AsnC family transcriptional regulator, which yields MPPRELSDTDRAIIDILQREGRTTYAEIGSRVGISATAAHERIKKLEARGVIMGYQAAIDPAQVGAGITAFVFVSQAAGPRGHLEELFADLPWVQECHHVAGDETLLLKVRAESMPALEHLVWDIRSLDSVERTRTVVVLATVFENRPVAAAGVAAGSNGGSAPNAG from the coding sequence ATGCCCCCTCGCGAGCTGAGCGATACGGATCGCGCGATCATCGACATCCTCCAGCGCGAGGGGAGGACGACGTACGCCGAGATCGGCTCGCGGGTCGGCATCTCGGCGACGGCGGCGCACGAGCGGATCAAGAAGCTCGAGGCGCGGGGCGTGATCATGGGGTACCAGGCGGCGATCGACCCGGCCCAGGTCGGCGCCGGGATCACGGCGTTCGTCTTCGTCTCCCAGGCGGCCGGTCCGCGGGGGCACCTGGAGGAGCTGTTTGCCGACCTGCCGTGGGTGCAGGAATGCCACCACGTCGCAGGGGACGAGACCCTGCTGCTGAAGGTGCGGGCGGAGTCGATGCCCGCGCTCGAGCACCTGGTGTGGGACATCCGGTCGCTCGACTCGGTGGAGCGAACGCGCACGGTCGTCGTGCTGGCGACGGTGTTCGAGAACCGGCCGGTCGCCGCGGCGGGCGTGGCGGCGGGCTCGAACGGCGGATCTGCCCCGAACGCGGGCTGA
- a CDS encoding P1 family peptidase has translation MRARELGIRIGPFPSGEHGAITDVPGVRVGHTTLVEGDDVRTGVTVIRPHEGEALLDPVFAGHHRLNGNGEMTGIHWIEETGLLAGTIGLTNTHSVGVVRDAIVRDAVLHAPADEAVWSMPVVAETYDGGLNDINGQHVTAAHALAALASAAPGPVAEGSVGSGTGMVCHELKGGIGTASRVVPADQGGYTVGVLVQANHGRRQRLRVNGVPVGERLGSIPLPEYPWERQAGSGSIIVVVATDAPLLPLQCRRLAQRAALGVGRTGGAGEDGSGDLMLCFATGNRGLGALIAEGGTEVAVRTVAHARIGALFDAVIDATEEAILNAMLQSATMRGHRGTVVYGLDGEALAQALAAGSTAR, from the coding sequence ATGCGCGCCCGCGAGCTCGGCATCCGGATCGGCCCGTTCCCATCCGGCGAGCACGGCGCGATCACGGACGTCCCCGGCGTCCGGGTCGGCCACACGACGCTGGTCGAGGGCGACGACGTCCGCACCGGGGTCACGGTCATACGTCCGCACGAGGGCGAGGCGCTGCTCGACCCGGTGTTCGCGGGCCACCACCGGCTGAACGGCAACGGCGAGATGACGGGGATCCACTGGATCGAGGAGACCGGCCTGCTGGCCGGGACGATCGGGCTCACGAACACCCACAGCGTCGGCGTCGTGCGCGATGCGATCGTGCGCGACGCGGTGCTCCACGCACCGGCCGACGAGGCCGTGTGGTCGATGCCGGTCGTCGCGGAGACCTACGACGGCGGCCTGAACGACATCAACGGGCAGCACGTGACGGCGGCTCATGCGCTCGCCGCGCTGGCATCCGCCGCGCCGGGGCCTGTCGCGGAGGGCAGCGTCGGCTCCGGCACGGGCATGGTGTGCCACGAGCTCAAGGGCGGGATCGGCACCGCGTCACGGGTCGTGCCGGCCGATCAGGGCGGCTACACCGTGGGCGTGCTGGTGCAGGCAAACCACGGGCGGCGGCAGAGGTTGCGGGTCAACGGCGTGCCGGTCGGCGAGCGGCTCGGATCGATCCCGCTGCCCGAGTATCCCTGGGAGCGACAGGCGGGGAGCGGCTCGATCATCGTGGTGGTGGCGACCGACGCCCCGCTGCTGCCGCTGCAATGCCGCCGTCTGGCTCAGCGCGCGGCGCTGGGGGTGGGGCGCACCGGCGGCGCCGGAGAAGACGGCTCGGGCGACCTGATGCTGTGCTTCGCGACCGGGAACCGCGGGCTCGGCGCGCTGATCGCCGAGGGGGGAACCGAGGTCGCGGTGAGGACGGTCGCACACGCGCGGATCGGGGCGCTGTTCGACGCGGTCATCGACGCGACCGAGGAGGCGATCCTGAACGCGATGCTGCAGTCGGCGACGATGCGCGGGCACCGCGGGACGGTGGTGTACGGCCTGGACGGCGAGGCGCTGGCGCAGGCGCTCGCGGCGGGGTCGACAGCGCGCTGA
- a CDS encoding M67 family metallopeptidase translates to MVIPAAMRDEIVAHARAGLPNEACGIIAGRGDRAERFFPAEPDEPSPFYYRIESRDQIRILNEIDDAGLDLIGIYHSHVSSPAYPSRTDAEQAFWPDATYVIVSLAGGGADVKGYRIADMAASEEPLVIE, encoded by the coding sequence GTGGTGATTCCGGCGGCGATGCGCGACGAGATCGTCGCGCACGCGCGCGCGGGACTCCCCAACGAGGCCTGCGGCATCATCGCGGGCCGCGGCGACCGGGCCGAGCGCTTCTTCCCCGCCGAGCCGGACGAGCCGAGCCCGTTCTACTACCGGATCGAGTCGCGTGACCAGATCCGCATCCTGAACGAGATCGACGACGCAGGCCTCGACCTGATCGGCATCTACCACTCGCACGTGTCGTCACCGGCCTACCCGTCCCGCACGGACGCGGAGCAGGCGTTCTGGCCGGATGCGACGTACGTGATCGTCTCGCTCGCGGGCGGCGGCGCGGACGTGAAGGGGTACCGGATCGCCGACATGGCCGCCTCCGAGGAGCCGCTCGTCATCGAGTAA
- a CDS encoding cysteine synthase family protein, whose translation MGCLQLERVAALSAVGNTPLVELPRMTPKDGVRIFAKLEEQNPTGSVKDRVALSMVEAAEETGELMPGQRILEPTSGNTGIALAMIGKVKGYPVSVVMPESATTERVELLRMYGADIIFSPGNLGSNGAVAMAREIAQRDPSVFMPFQYANEANPGAHYCGTAVEILEQVPGGQVDAFVAGLGTGGTLMGNGRRLRETNPDVQIVAAEPLQGDPVMGLRSLEDGYTPPILDIRELDRKVLVSNAESVLALRKLLDLEGIFAGVSAGAALAVARRVAGELEDGQNVVVLFADGGSKYLSAGLYTTPLDELEAKMEERVWW comes from the coding sequence ATGGGCTGCCTCCAGCTGGAGCGCGTCGCCGCACTCTCGGCCGTCGGGAACACTCCGCTGGTCGAGCTGCCGCGCATGACGCCGAAGGACGGCGTTCGCATCTTTGCGAAGCTCGAGGAGCAGAATCCGACCGGCTCGGTCAAGGACCGCGTCGCGCTCTCGATGGTCGAGGCGGCGGAGGAGACCGGCGAGCTGATGCCGGGCCAGCGCATCCTCGAGCCGACCAGCGGCAACACCGGCATCGCGCTCGCGATGATCGGGAAGGTGAAGGGCTACCCCGTCTCGGTCGTCATGCCCGAGTCGGCGACGACCGAGCGCGTCGAGCTGCTGCGCATGTACGGGGCCGACATCATCTTCTCGCCCGGCAACCTCGGCTCGAACGGGGCCGTGGCCATGGCGCGCGAGATCGCCCAGCGCGATCCGTCCGTCTTCATGCCGTTCCAGTACGCGAACGAGGCGAACCCCGGCGCGCACTACTGCGGGACGGCGGTCGAGATCCTCGAGCAGGTTCCCGGCGGCCAGGTCGATGCATTCGTCGCCGGCCTCGGCACCGGCGGCACGCTGATGGGCAACGGCCGTCGGCTGCGGGAAACGAACCCCGACGTGCAGATCGTGGCCGCCGAGCCGCTCCAGGGCGACCCCGTCATGGGTCTGCGAAGCCTGGAGGACGGCTACACACCGCCCATCCTCGACATCCGCGAGCTCGACCGCAAGGTGCTCGTCTCGAACGCCGAGTCGGTGCTCGCGCTGCGCAAGCTGCTCGACCTCGAGGGCATCTTCGCCGGCGTGTCCGCGGGCGCGGCGCTGGCTGTCGCACGGCGCGTCGCGGGCGAGCTCGAGGACGGGCAGAACGTCGTCGTGCTGTTTGCCGACGGCGGTTCCAAGTACCTCAGCGCCGGCCTCTACACGACGCCGCTCGACGAGCTCGAGGCGAAGATGGAGGAGCGCGTCTGGTGGTGA
- a CDS encoding MoaD/ThiS family protein encodes MPPILRQAVGGAREVDATGATVRELLDDLTTRYPGIRGHLLDEGGELNRFVNVYVNNEDVRLGEGLETSVTPDATVIVLPAMAGGAR; translated from the coding sequence ATGCCCCCAATCCTCCGGCAGGCCGTCGGAGGCGCGCGCGAGGTGGACGCGACCGGCGCCACGGTCCGCGAGCTTCTCGACGACCTGACGACCCGATACCCCGGGATCCGGGGGCACCTGCTGGACGAGGGCGGCGAGCTGAACCGGTTCGTGAACGTCTACGTCAACAACGAGGACGTCCGGTTGGGCGAAGGCCTGGAAACCAGCGTGACGCCCGACGCGACGGTGATCGTGCTCCCGGCCATGGCCGGAGGAGCGAGGTAG